The proteins below are encoded in one region of Fibrella aestuarina BUZ 2:
- a CDS encoding Gfo/Idh/MocA family protein, producing the protein MNRSDFLKTSALATAGTLLLPQSPASAVPFIYHRPPQKFRVALIGSGWWGMNILRAAMQSGEVTVVALCDVDKAQVQRAQADVTKLSNERPKLYGDFRELLNAEKPDIAIVATPDHWHPLIAIAAMQTGAHVYVEKPISHTINEGKAMVRAARATGKVCQVGTHRRISPHNVSGMDFLRSGKAGKIGMVRAFVSYGGNEGKVTPDAEPPRDLDWDMWCGPAPLRAYNPTIHPRGFRQYLDYANGQLGDWGIHWLDQVLWWTDEKAPRKVYSTGGRAIRRDQTDAPDHQVATYEFEGFTAIWEHRLFAGNNAEKTMPNQAVGCYFYGTEGTFHMGWLDGWTFYPVDPKKPTIHQDAQLDKPDDQNIAGLWTNFTDSIRNNRTPVCDIEIGQRSTNMALLGMLSMKLGRSVAWDQTTQTILNDPEANALLSRPYRGSWQYPT; encoded by the coding sequence ATGAACCGCTCCGATTTTCTGAAAACGTCTGCGTTAGCCACCGCAGGTACGTTGCTGTTGCCCCAGTCACCGGCCTCGGCTGTCCCGTTTATTTACCATCGGCCGCCGCAGAAATTCCGGGTGGCGCTCATCGGCTCCGGCTGGTGGGGCATGAATATCCTGCGCGCCGCCATGCAGTCGGGCGAGGTAACGGTGGTGGCGCTTTGCGACGTAGACAAGGCGCAGGTGCAACGGGCGCAGGCCGACGTAACCAAACTCAGCAACGAGCGGCCCAAGCTCTACGGTGATTTTCGGGAGCTGCTAAACGCCGAGAAACCCGACATCGCCATTGTGGCTACCCCCGATCACTGGCACCCGCTGATCGCCATCGCGGCCATGCAGACGGGCGCGCATGTGTATGTGGAGAAACCCATCAGCCACACCATCAATGAAGGCAAGGCGATGGTGCGGGCGGCGCGGGCTACGGGCAAGGTTTGCCAGGTAGGTACGCACCGGCGCATCTCGCCCCACAACGTGTCAGGTATGGACTTTCTGCGGTCGGGGAAGGCCGGGAAGATCGGGATGGTGCGGGCCTTTGTGAGCTACGGCGGAAACGAAGGCAAGGTTACGCCCGACGCCGAGCCGCCCCGCGATCTCGACTGGGATATGTGGTGTGGGCCGGCGCCGCTCCGGGCCTATAACCCGACGATTCACCCGCGGGGCTTCCGGCAGTATCTCGACTATGCCAACGGACAACTCGGCGACTGGGGCATTCACTGGCTCGACCAGGTTTTGTGGTGGACCGACGAAAAAGCGCCGCGCAAGGTATACTCGACCGGCGGCCGGGCTATCCGACGCGATCAGACTGACGCGCCCGATCATCAGGTGGCGACGTATGAGTTTGAAGGGTTCACGGCTATCTGGGAGCATCGCCTGTTTGCGGGGAATAACGCCGAGAAAACAATGCCCAATCAGGCGGTGGGTTGCTATTTCTACGGCACCGAAGGCACATTTCACATGGGCTGGCTCGATGGCTGGACGTTTTACCCCGTCGATCCGAAAAAGCCGACGATTCATCAGGACGCCCAACTCGACAAACCCGACGACCAGAACATCGCCGGGCTCTGGACCAACTTCACCGACTCGATCCGGAACAACCGCACGCCGGTCTGTGACATCGAAATCGGGCAGCGATCGACCAACATGGCGCTGCTGGGTATGTTGTCCATGAAACTGGGCCGGAGTGTGGCCTGGGATCAGACGACGCAGACGATTCTCAACGACCCCGAAGCCAACGCGCTGCTGAGCCGGCCCTACCGGGGCAGCTGGCAATACCCGACCTAG
- the ubiE gene encoding bifunctional demethylmenaquinone methyltransferase/2-methoxy-6-polyprenyl-1,4-benzoquinol methylase UbiE produces the protein MIVPYKDKDASKRQQVGEMFDNIAPKYDFLNHFLSAGIDILWRKKAIRLLRPFAPKRILDIATGTGDLALEALSLKPDKIIGVDISEGMLAVGRQKMKERGVDHIIELRSGDSERLPLADNEFDAAIVSFGVRNFENLLAGLTDMHRVVRPGGVCMVLEFSRPRRFPFKQFYNFYTATVVPFFGKMVSKDTSAYAYLDESMKAFPDGPDFIQVFEKAGFRHTQWIPLSFGIASIYLGQKQPS, from the coding sequence ATGATCGTTCCGTACAAAGATAAAGATGCCTCGAAACGGCAGCAGGTGGGTGAGATGTTCGACAACATCGCGCCGAAATACGACTTCCTGAACCACTTTCTGAGTGCGGGTATCGACATCCTGTGGCGAAAGAAAGCCATCCGGCTGCTGCGGCCGTTTGCGCCCAAACGCATCCTCGACATTGCCACCGGCACGGGCGATCTGGCCTTGGAAGCCCTCTCGCTGAAACCCGACAAGATCATCGGCGTCGATATTTCGGAGGGCATGCTGGCCGTGGGGCGGCAGAAAATGAAAGAGCGGGGCGTCGACCACATCATCGAACTGCGCTCGGGCGATTCGGAACGATTACCACTGGCAGACAATGAATTTGACGCTGCCATCGTTTCCTTTGGCGTACGCAACTTCGAGAACCTGCTGGCGGGCCTCACCGATATGCACCGCGTTGTTCGCCCCGGTGGCGTCTGCATGGTGCTCGAGTTTTCGCGGCCCCGCCGGTTTCCGTTCAAGCAGTTCTATAATTTTTACACCGCTACGGTCGTGCCCTTTTTCGGGAAGATGGTCAGCAAAGACACCTCGGCGTATGCATACCTTGATGAGTCGATGAAGGCCTTCCCCGATGGCCCCGACTTCATTCAGGTGTTTGAAAAAGCCGGTTTTCGTCATACTCAATGGATTCCTCTTTCCTTCGGCATCGCGTCGATTTATCTGGGCCAAAAACAGCCATCGTAG
- the porT gene encoding type IX secretion/gliding motility protein PorT/SprT → MDSSFLRHRVDLSGPKTAIVAIRCASVVALLLLLAPLAMAQSTYKYIRKHKEDYDDKVVHFGFYYALPFTRYNLTYRPDFATSTNDPSLLRITSPTNSGFRVGFSVNAYMNDRFDFRMTPGVSIYSREVKYAYANAEDKSDVRESTWIELPFVFKYKSARRLNSRMYLLAGAVVGIETNVKKRLAQSQGRLNTNTTDLSIEYGIGFEQFFEYFKFAPELRFTHGLPNVFAGNTANPSSAGIQRLTTHAVTLYLHFE, encoded by the coding sequence ATGGATTCCTCTTTCCTTCGGCATCGCGTCGATTTATCTGGGCCAAAAACAGCCATCGTAGCGATCCGCTGCGCGAGTGTCGTTGCCTTGTTGCTGCTGCTCGCGCCGCTGGCGATGGCGCAGTCGACCTACAAATACATTCGCAAGCACAAGGAAGACTACGACGACAAGGTGGTGCATTTCGGGTTTTACTACGCGCTGCCCTTTACGCGCTACAACCTGACGTACCGCCCCGATTTCGCCACGTCCACCAACGACCCGTCATTGCTGCGCATCACCTCGCCCACCAACTCGGGGTTTCGGGTGGGGTTTTCGGTGAATGCCTACATGAACGACCGGTTCGACTTCCGGATGACGCCCGGCGTATCGATCTACAGCCGGGAGGTGAAGTATGCCTACGCCAACGCCGAGGATAAGAGCGACGTGCGCGAATCGACCTGGATCGAGCTGCCGTTTGTGTTTAAATACAAATCGGCGCGGCGACTCAACTCGCGCATGTATCTGCTCGCCGGGGCCGTGGTGGGCATCGAAACCAACGTGAAGAAGCGCCTCGCCCAGAGTCAGGGCCGTCTCAACACCAACACCACCGACCTCTCCATCGAGTACGGCATCGGCTTCGAGCAGTTTTTCGAGTACTTCAAATTTGCGCCCGAACTGCGGTTCACCCACGGCCTGCCCAACGTCTTTGCGGGCAACACGGCCAACCCCTCAAGCGCCGGCATACAGCGCCTCACCACCCACGCCGTGACGCTGTATCTACATTTTGAGTAG
- a CDS encoding ApeA N-terminal domain 1-containing protein, which translates to MKEEKEWVGKWAIITPQNQEIIVYGVLKYSPLYGCILKASTDDASRETFDFIFNAKKFLTINGLENVTHRNVLLRKSTTSGASRSAGISITLTVSEVFDNIFYDDVDDLKFDRVVVDYSALSEWIDSDSTYISYDFLEDDKHGLSITYTHPENIYFDINDKIKICFAFGYSTSHEMDDSRGFYLENNSSIIIYSKAGSLESDKLVQYSEHFRRLLSLMYYSNCYIYRQRFFRLNMQIGVERYFKQENIGNSQKRSSSSLPLMKFSDIKNVAEEIFRKWFLFNESGDLTYVSWVASRNITPFSQEVFLEFVRGLEVFHKTKVKQMSLNSRLQAILDKLKSTCNESEFNKLFPNIKDACSLIKENRNYLTHYGDGTLKPEYQLELEELYQLTIKCKIVLITIILEDIGIDSAKTFSYLFERHRSMLY; encoded by the coding sequence ATGAAAGAGGAGAAAGAATGGGTAGGCAAGTGGGCTATCATTACACCACAAAACCAAGAAATTATAGTCTACGGAGTTCTGAAGTATTCCCCTTTATATGGTTGTATTCTAAAAGCCTCTACAGATGATGCATCAAGGGAGACATTTGATTTTATTTTTAATGCAAAGAAATTTCTCACTATAAACGGCTTAGAGAACGTAACCCATAGAAATGTCCTGTTACGAAAGTCTACAACTTCTGGGGCGTCAAGATCGGCGGGAATTTCCATAACCCTAACTGTATCTGAAGTATTTGATAATATATTTTATGATGATGTAGACGATTTAAAATTTGACAGAGTTGTTGTGGATTATTCGGCTTTATCAGAGTGGATCGACAGTGATAGTACTTATATTTCTTACGATTTTCTTGAAGATGATAAACACGGACTTTCCATTACGTACACACACCCAGAAAACATATACTTTGATATTAACGATAAAATAAAAATTTGTTTTGCTTTTGGCTATTCAACTAGCCACGAAATGGATGATAGTAGAGGCTTCTATCTAGAAAACAACAGCTCGATAATTATATACTCTAAGGCTGGCTCATTGGAGAGTGATAAGCTTGTTCAGTATAGTGAGCATTTTCGAAGATTACTATCGTTAATGTACTATAGTAATTGCTATATATACAGACAAAGGTTTTTTAGATTAAATATGCAGATTGGAGTCGAAAGATATTTTAAACAGGAAAACATAGGAAATTCTCAAAAACGATCATCAAGCAGCTTACCATTAATGAAATTTTCAGACATTAAAAATGTAGCAGAAGAGATATTCAGAAAATGGTTTTTATTTAATGAATCAGGAGATTTAACCTATGTCTCTTGGGTTGCGTCAAGAAACATAACACCATTCTCACAAGAAGTATTTTTAGAGTTTGTGAGAGGCTTAGAAGTGTTTCATAAGACAAAAGTAAAACAGATGTCTCTTAATAGCCGCCTACAAGCCATACTCGACAAGCTTAAATCTACCTGCAATGAATCAGAATTTAATAAGCTATTTCCTAACATAAAAGATGCATGCTCTTTAATCAAAGAGAACAGAAATTATTTAACCCATTATGGAGATGGAACATTAAAACCTGAATATCAACTAGAACTAGAAGAATTGTATCAACTTACAATTAAATGTAAAATCGTATTAATAACCATTATACTAGAAGATATTGGCATTGATTCCGCAAAAACATTCAGTTATTTATTTGAGAGACATCGATCAATGTTATATTGA
- a CDS encoding dipeptidase, with the protein MTRFSPALLLLLTACAPTARQSTSLHQRILTLDTHADAPIMMQKPGFDVGVRHDVRRDESQIDFPRMAAGGMDAMFFAVYTAQGPRTPEGHAEAKRNALNQFALIETALTKYSNLAELATTPADAYRLEKAGKRAIFIGMENGYPIGEDLSLVKTYFDKGCRYVTLSHFANNAICDSATDPDGPLHNGLSPFGRQVVAEMNRLGMLIDISHVSDKSFYDVLALSKVPVIASHSNCRALCDFPRNMTDDMIRALAAKGGVVQVNFVSDYLRKPSEAHRAALTSLRMSGVGKARTPAMEARQQALTDSVKRVYAAERASVADIANHIDHIVKLVGINHVGIGSDLDGGGGVNGLEDVSDIEVLTKELVRRGYSEKDIAQIWGGNLLRVLSQAKAAN; encoded by the coding sequence ATGACCCGCTTCTCCCCAGCCCTGCTGCTCCTGCTGACAGCCTGTGCGCCAACGGCCCGCCAATCGACCTCCCTGCACCAGCGTATTCTGACCCTAGACACCCACGCCGACGCGCCGATTATGATGCAGAAGCCGGGATTCGACGTGGGCGTTCGGCATGATGTCCGGCGCGATGAGTCGCAGATCGATTTCCCCCGGATGGCGGCGGGCGGCATGGACGCCATGTTTTTTGCGGTCTACACGGCGCAGGGACCACGTACGCCCGAGGGCCATGCCGAGGCCAAACGCAACGCGCTGAACCAGTTTGCGCTGATCGAGACGGCGCTGACAAAATACTCCAATCTGGCCGAACTGGCGACCACACCGGCCGACGCCTACCGACTCGAAAAAGCGGGCAAGCGCGCCATTTTCATCGGGATGGAAAACGGCTACCCCATCGGCGAAGACCTGTCGCTGGTAAAAACCTACTTCGATAAGGGGTGTCGGTACGTTACGCTGTCGCATTTCGCCAACAATGCCATCTGCGATTCGGCCACCGACCCCGACGGCCCGCTGCACAACGGCCTGAGCCCGTTTGGTCGGCAGGTGGTGGCCGAAATGAACCGGCTGGGCATGCTGATCGACATTTCGCACGTGTCGGATAAGTCGTTCTACGACGTGCTGGCCCTGTCGAAAGTGCCCGTGATTGCCTCGCACTCCAACTGCCGCGCCCTCTGTGATTTTCCCCGCAACATGACCGACGACATGATCCGGGCGCTGGCGGCAAAAGGCGGCGTGGTGCAGGTCAATTTCGTCAGCGACTACCTGCGTAAACCGTCGGAGGCGCACCGGGCCGCGCTCACGAGCCTGCGCATGTCGGGCGTGGGCAAGGCACGTACCCCGGCGATGGAAGCCCGGCAGCAGGCTCTCACCGATTCGGTGAAGCGGGTCTATGCGGCCGAGCGGGCGAGTGTCGCCGACATTGCCAACCACATCGACCATATCGTGAAGCTGGTGGGCATCAACCACGTCGGCATCGGGTCGGACCTGGATGGGGGCGGGGGCGTCAACGGCCTCGAAGACGTGAGCGACATCGAAGTCCTGACGAAGGAGTTGGTGCGGCGTGGCTATTCCGAAAAGGACATCGCCCAGATTTGGGGCGGTAATCTGCTACGCGTACTAAGCCAGGCCAAAGCGGCTAACTAG
- a CDS encoding ABA4-like family protein, with translation MTADSVFQLANTLVLPQWLLMIVAPRWRVTRWLMQSYLIPVCLAVIYVSYLFSGGPVDFAAFGSLSGIKHLFATGGDGVMLAGWVHYLAFDLVAGTVIVRDAQEKAIPHGYVVVPLLGCFMLGPVGLLLYWLIRTIRTRTLSA, from the coding sequence ATGACCGCCGATTCTGTTTTTCAACTGGCCAACACGCTGGTGCTGCCCCAGTGGCTGTTGATGATTGTGGCGCCGCGCTGGCGCGTAACCCGCTGGCTCATGCAGTCGTATCTGATTCCGGTTTGTCTGGCAGTCATCTACGTCAGCTATCTGTTCAGTGGTGGCCCGGTCGATTTTGCCGCGTTTGGGTCGCTGTCGGGCATCAAACACCTGTTTGCCACCGGGGGCGACGGCGTGATGCTGGCGGGTTGGGTGCACTACCTGGCGTTCGATCTGGTGGCGGGCACGGTAATCGTGCGGGACGCGCAGGAAAAGGCGATTCCCCACGGGTACGTTGTTGTGCCGCTGCTTGGCTGCTTCATGCTCGGGCCGGTTGGGCTGCTGTTGTATTGGCTCATTCGCACCATACGTACTCGGACGCTATCGGCTTAG